The DNA sequence TTCATGCGTTGCTCGGCCTCATTCAACTCTTGTGTCAGTCTTTGCTGTTCGTTCGCAAGTTGCGAATGCCGTTGGAACCAGTCTCGGATTCTCAGGAGACGATCCAGATCAGGCTTTTTGGCTTGCTTGTCCCGGACTTGCTGCGAAATGCTGGATATACGCTGTTGGGTCAGCTGGATGTTCTCGATGACTTTTTGGGTCATCTGCTTGCCATTGGTCAGTCGGTCTTTGGTGTGGACAATCCGCTGTTGCAGCTCCTTCAGCTCAATGATCCGATTGAGGTCTTCGTGAGTTTCCTTGAAGGACTCTCTCTGATTGTATTGCTCCGAAATAGATTCGAAGGTTCGCAGATTGCGTTCCAGTTCGGATTTTCCTGCCTGATGGGCTTCTTCCTTGGTTTGAATGGATTCCTGAACCTGTTGGGTTCTTGCAGCCCGTTTTTCAAGCTCGTCCATCATCGGCTTGAATTCGATCAGGCAGTCTTGGTATTGGGAAAGGGTTTTCGCTCGAAGATCATACTTGGGAACTTCAGCAGAAAGCGCCGCGTGCTGCCGGGTGAGACTTTCTATTTGGGCGAATAAGGTCTGGAGTTCGGCCCAAATGGTCAATTGCTTTTCTTGCTTGGCAAGGTGTTGCTGTTTTTCAGAAATGGAACGTGTGAGCGCCTCGATTTCCTGATCGATTGCTTTCAGCTTCTCTTCAGAAGCATGAGACAATTGGGTGATCTGGGCCTCATGTCGGGCGATATTCTCCTGATTTTTCCGATCGAGGGACCCAGCTTTGATTGCGAGTTCATATTTCCCCAACCCAAAAATCTCCCTGAGCATCCGAGTTCGATCCGTCTGACCCATCGACAGGAATTCCTGAAATTTTCCCTGAGGAATGATGATCGTTCTCCGGAAGTTGGGATAACTCAACCCCAGAATGGGCTCTGCATCTGGTTTAGGCAATGGAGACCAGTCCGAATCCTTCCAGATGAATGCTTCCCTTTTGAGCGTACCGACATCTTCGTACCGCTTCGAATTGCGCTTTCCCTTGGTGATAAATCGGTACTGATGCTTTCCCGCTTCGAATTCAAAATCGATGAGGAGCTTGTTGGATTTCAAGTTCATCATATTGTAGCTCCTGCCATCCTGCGAATTCAGTCGCTCGATTTGCCCATACAAGGCAAAGGTGATGGCTTCCAAGATCGAGGATTTGCCACTCCCAGTAGCTCCGAAAATGCCGAAGATCTGGGCTTCTGTGAGCTGGGAAAAATCGATGGATTGAGGCGCTTGGTAGGAGTACAGGCCTTGAATGACTAGTCGAATCGGAATCATGGGCTAATGGAAATCAGGCGTCTTCTGCCAATATTTCTTGAAAAAGGTCCAGCATATCGTCTTGAGGAGCTTGGCCATGCTTGTGCTGGAAATAATCCACAAACAGGTCTTGCATGCTTTTGCTGAGATCAATCTCCGGGGCATCCGGAATTGCAGAATCGGAATTTGCGATCTGTGGAATGATCGCTACGATGCCCTCATGAGCTCCCAATAGTCGCTTTCGATCCTCAGAACTCAGAAAGTCATCGGATACCATCGTCAATTCCACCCAGCATTCAGGATGATCGGTCAACCACGTGATCGCGTCATCTACTTGCGAAAAGGTCTTTCTGACAAGCGGTTTCCCTTGGGTCAACGCGATCTCTCGTAGAGAAACGGATTCACCCGGTCGGGCTTCGATGATGGTTACGGACTTCTGCTGGCCCGCTTCACTCATGGAGTAGGAGAGGGGACTACCGGCATACATAATCGGAAATCGCGAATCTGAGACTTGATGCCTTCTATGCAAATGCCCCAATGCGACATACTGAATTCCGTCTGGGAAATTTTCCGTGAAGATTTCCTGCGCACCGCCAACAGTGAGAATGGGTTTTTCATCATCCGGCTCAATGGGGCGTTCCCCTTGCTTGGAGACGACAAACAAGTGCGTCATGAGGATATTGACTCCAGCTTGATCGCAAAATGCAGAGGCGGTCTCCTGCCAATGTTGGGCGAGAATTGCTCTCAATTCGGCTTCAGGATCTTCGTTGCCGAGGAATCGTTTCATCCTGATTCCGTTGGCGTATGGCGTCAGAATTAATCTGAGCGGGGTCTCCGAATCAGGTAGTTTCAATTCCAGAAAACCGGGGGCCGATTGGGTAATCGCAAGGCCGGATTCGAGCGTAAATGGCCGAATTTCTGAAAGCGGATGACCGATCAATATGATCCCGCATTCTTTGGCAAGTGGGTCAGGCGCCTCGATTCGGTCCGGTGAATCATGGTTCCCGGCAATGCCGATGAGCGCTCGTTTGCCATTCGCAGTGAGTCGCTTGGAGACCTGATAAAATAGCTCTAATGCTTCGATAGAGGGGTTTACCGTGTCAAATATGTCTCCGGCAAGTAGGATAGCATCGACGGATTCGCGTTCTGCAATTTCGCAAATCTCCTCAAGCACAAGGCGCTGTTCAGGAAGTCGGGAAAATGGGTCGAGGCGTTTCCCAAGGTGCCAGTCAGCAGTATGAAGAATCTTCATGGAAGAGGCAGTTGCTTGGCCATTGAACGAGGTGGAGAAAAAGTGTGAATAGCCACCTGTATAAATTGATTGAAGTTAAGATAGCATCAAAGCCCGCAACATCCACATTTGTGGATAATGCGGGCTTTCAGACAAGCGGTTTCATCTTATCCAGCCAGATAGGTGATCCGAGAGACTTGTTGGTGGCGGAAAATCTCCTGCGCCGCGTCTTGAATCTGGGCGGCAGTGACAGATTCCACCGCTTCTACATAGTCCGAGAAAGGTGATATCTCGTCCCAATCAAGGAGGTCTTTGGAGTCTCCCAGCATTTGATTGAGCAGGTTTTCGTACCCGAGTGTGATTTGCCCAATGAGCTGCTTTTTGGCTTGGCTCAGTTGGAGTATGCCAAGCTTTTTGTCGGCCAGGCTTTTGAGCTCCTTTTCGACCAGTTTTCGGATCTTCCCGAGATTTTTGCGTTCGCAGGCAAAATAGATCCCCCACATGCCGCTATCCTGATAGGGCCGATAGAAGGAGCTGATACTATAGGTCAGTCCATGTTTCTCGCGGATGTTTAGATTGAGCCTGGAGTTCATGGCCGGACCTCCTAGAAGATTATCCATGAGCAAAAATGGCACATAATGTCCCTTTCGCATGG is a window from the Pontibacter sp. G13 genome containing:
- a CDS encoding exonuclease subunit SbcD, which gives rise to MKILHTADWHLGKRLDPFSRLPEQRLVLEEICEIAERESVDAILLAGDIFDTVNPSIEALELFYQVSKRLTANGKRALIGIAGNHDSPDRIEAPDPLAKECGIILIGHPLSEIRPFTLESGLAITQSAPGFLELKLPDSETPLRLILTPYANGIRMKRFLGNEDPEAELRAILAQHWQETASAFCDQAGVNILMTHLFVVSKQGERPIEPDDEKPILTVGGAQEIFTENFPDGIQYVALGHLHRRHQVSDSRFPIMYAGSPLSYSMSEAGQQKSVTIIEARPGESVSLREIALTQGKPLVRKTFSQVDDAITWLTDHPECWVELTMVSDDFLSSEDRKRLLGAHEGIVAIIPQIANSDSAIPDAPEIDLSKSMQDLFVDYFQHKHGQAPQDDMLDLFQEILAEDA